From Bacteroidota bacterium, the proteins below share one genomic window:
- a CDS encoding TetR/AcrR family transcriptional regulator, translated as MDVYLNIELNEKLFLRNPIETELGKKIIKHSIFLIHKIGFDAFTFKKLALEIGTTEAGVYRYFENKHLLLLYIVDWYWSWQEYRLILKINNVVKPETKLKKVIQLLCTPITDDISTPYINENLLYEIVMSEGAKTYLTKLVSAYNKEKLFKPYKDFCVRISEIILENNRQYKFPRSLASTIIEMSHSQNYYVKNLPSLSDLKKGKEENVVHKFIESLVFSSIKQELLLSPPEIVKV; from the coding sequence ATGGATGTTTATCTCAATATCGAACTTAACGAAAAGTTGTTTTTAAGAAACCCTATAGAAACGGAATTAGGAAAAAAAATAATTAAGCACAGTATTTTTCTTATTCATAAAATAGGATTTGATGCATTTACGTTTAAAAAATTGGCTTTAGAAATTGGAACTACAGAAGCAGGTGTTTATCGCTATTTTGAAAATAAGCATTTATTACTACTTTATATTGTTGATTGGTATTGGTCGTGGCAAGAATATAGATTGATTTTGAAAATTAATAATGTTGTAAAACCAGAAACGAAGTTAAAGAAAGTAATCCAATTGCTATGTACACCAATTACTGATGATATTTCTACTCCTTATATTAATGAAAACTTATTATATGAAATAGTGATGTCAGAAGGTGCTAAAACTTATCTTACAAAGCTGGTTTCAGCATACAATAAAGAAAAACTATTTAAACCCTATAAAGATTTTTGTGTACGAATTTCTGAAATAATATTGGAAAATAACCGGCAGTATAAATTCCCCCGTTCATTAGCATCCACCATTATTGAGATGTCGCATTCACAAAATTATTATGTAAAAAACCTGCCTTCACTTTCAGATTTAAAAAAGGGAAAGGAGGAAAATGTGGTACATAAGTTTATTGAGAGTTTAGTATTTAGCTCAATAAAACAGGAATTATTACTTAGCCCACCTGAAATTGTCAAGGTTTAA
- a CDS encoding SulP family inorganic anion transporter — MENLLKKLKSDLPASIVVFLVAVPLCLGIALASGAPLLSGIISGVIGGIIVGYISKSQTSVSGPAAGLAAVVLSSITRLGTFEIFLTSVFIAGIIQLIMGIAKAGFIAKYVPSNVIKGLLASIGILLIIKQIPHAIGYDNDPEGESAFNQIDGENSFSEIFHALNDFTPGAIAISIISILFLLAWSKLPLKKLKLLPASLFVVVLGIVLNYIFKNYLPFFAIQQTHLVNIPALDTNNLSQYFHLPTFSNLANSQVWAVALTIALIASLETLLNIEAIDKLDPHKRLTPPNREMVAQGIGNMLAGLFGGLPLTSVIVRSSVNVQSGNETKLSTILHGIFLLIFVVFLSMLLNQIPLASLAVILLMTGYKLTKLALFKEMYQKGWNQFIPFIVTIIAIVFTDLLLGVLIGLATSIFYLLRSNFRNPFVKEINKLHIGKVIKLELPNQVSFFNKASIKDTLWSVPANSNVTIDATYSDFIDNDVLEIITDFKTTVAPEKNIRLNLLGIQGKYELKENIEFINVLDKETQQKLQPPEILDLLKIGNQRFIDGSGTDKYYLHQVKATSAGQNPMAVLIGCI, encoded by the coding sequence GTGGAAAATTTGCTCAAAAAATTAAAATCTGACCTTCCCGCCAGCATTGTTGTATTCCTTGTAGCCGTTCCTTTATGCTTGGGAATAGCACTTGCATCAGGTGCTCCCTTGCTTTCTGGCATTATATCCGGAGTAATTGGTGGTATTATAGTGGGATATATAAGTAAATCGCAAACCAGTGTTAGTGGCCCCGCAGCGGGGCTTGCGGCTGTGGTATTATCCTCTATTACGCGGCTAGGAACTTTTGAAATATTTCTAACTTCTGTATTCATTGCTGGAATTATTCAATTAATAATGGGCATTGCAAAAGCTGGATTCATAGCCAAATATGTCCCTTCAAATGTAATTAAAGGATTATTGGCTTCCATCGGTATTCTATTAATTATAAAACAAATACCACACGCAATTGGGTACGACAATGACCCAGAAGGTGAAAGTGCCTTTAATCAAATTGATGGAGAGAATAGTTTTTCAGAGATTTTCCATGCATTAAATGATTTTACGCCAGGAGCTATAGCAATCAGCATTATTTCTATACTATTTTTGTTGGCTTGGAGCAAGCTACCGCTCAAAAAACTAAAGCTTTTGCCTGCATCTCTTTTTGTGGTCGTGCTCGGTATTGTTTTAAATTATATTTTTAAAAATTATCTACCATTTTTCGCAATCCAACAAACACATTTAGTAAATATACCGGCTTTGGATACAAACAATTTATCTCAGTATTTTCATTTACCAACGTTTAGCAATTTAGCTAATTCTCAAGTGTGGGCAGTGGCACTTACTATTGCCCTTATAGCATCATTAGAAACCTTGCTTAATATTGAAGCAATCGACAAACTTGACCCTCACAAAAGGCTAACACCGCCGAACAGAGAAATGGTTGCCCAAGGGATAGGTAATATGTTAGCTGGATTGTTTGGTGGTTTGCCTCTAACCTCAGTTATAGTGAGAAGTTCTGTAAACGTTCAATCGGGAAACGAAACGAAACTTTCAACTATTTTACACGGTATATTTCTATTGATTTTTGTTGTGTTTTTAAGTATGCTATTAAATCAAATCCCACTAGCATCGCTTGCTGTTATTTTATTAATGACGGGCTATAAGTTAACAAAATTAGCTTTATTTAAAGAAATGTATCAAAAAGGATGGAATCAATTTATTCCGTTTATTGTAACGATAATAGCCATTGTATTTACCGATTTGTTGCTTGGCGTATTAATCGGTTTGGCCACCTCGATTTTTTATTTATTGCGAAGCAATTTTAGGAATCCATTTGTAAAGGAAATAAACAAATTGCATATTGGAAAAGTTATAAAATTGGAGCTTCCCAATCAAGTATCATTCTTCAATAAAGCATCTATAAAGGATACATTATGGAGTGTACCCGCAAATTCTAACGTTACTATAGATGCCACATACTCCGACTTTATAGACAATGATGTACTGGAAATAATTACCGATTTTAAAACTACTGTAGCACCTGAAAAGAACATTCGACTAAACCTTTTGGGCATACAAGGAAAATATGAATTGAAAGAAAACATAGAATTTATTAATGTATTAGATAAAGAAACACAACAAAAATTACAACCACCAGAAATTTTAGATTTATTAAAAATAGGAAATCAACGTTTTATCGATGGTAGTGGCACCGACAAGTATTATTTGCATCAGGTAAAAGCTACCTCCGCAGGGCAAAACCCAATGGCAGTTTTAATTGGTTGCATTG